GTGGGCAACTGCTATGACAATGCGATAGCAGAACGGGTCAATGGCATACTCAAACTGGAATATGGACTTGATGGTTGCTTTATCAACCTCAAGCAAGTACGCCAGGCATTACGAGAGGCGGTCTGGCTCTACAACCATGAACGTCCACATATGACGCTGGGCTACCGGAAACCCGATCAGGTATACCGAGCTGGGCTTAAATCACTAACTATACACTAATTTACTGTCAACCTATTTCAGGACTTGACAAAATAAGGTATAGCAGCCTGCTTCAACCATGTCATTCTGAGCCCCGCGAAGAATCTCTTGAAGACTAGCAGTCTGCTAAACGCACGTCATTCAGAGCCC
This sequence is a window from Bacteroidota bacterium. Protein-coding genes within it:
- a CDS encoding integrase core domain-containing protein, with product VGNCYDNAIAERVNGILKLEYGLDGCFINLKQVRQALREAVWLYNHERPHMTLGYRKPDQVYRAGLKSLTIH